Within Salvia splendens isolate huo1 chromosome 21, SspV2, whole genome shotgun sequence, the genomic segment GAACACCTCTTTGTGAGTGAACACCCCTGCTGGTCCAGCCTACAAACATTGCAACacacaaatttatttatttatttttaattttattaaaaattatattcttATAATTAAGTGAGAGGGGTACCCAAACTCGTATTCAACGAGATTTGTTATTACAAATATGCCACCGGTTTCACGATTCAGTACCTGAGTTACAAAAATACCCTTAGTGTTGAGCTTAGGCTTCAGTATGTCTTCGTAGAAAGACTTAGTATATAGTTGGTAACACGGTCCTCCTTCAACTGGATCGGCCAGATCTCCCACTATGATGTCAAATTTTTCTTGCCTATCTTCCAATTCAGCCCTTCAATAACATTAGTAACACATTGCCAAATTAGGACATACAACTTACATTTACACTGTCCAAATTAAGGTTTTTTTACTAGTACTAGATTTAGAATACTTACTTAGCATCATTAATCACTAAATCAAGCTTCATATTTCGAAAAGCCTCGTGATTGGCTGTGAGATGTGTTTTACAGAAATCCACAACCTCCTGTAAtggcaaaaaaacaaaacaataaaaaacacatatatatttatttataaaatattttaacctCAAGATCTACATAGATTATTAATAGCAGCTTTTGCATAACAACttataaaataaagtatgtAAGGGCTTAAGACCCCTTGACCTCTGTATTTACTCCGCCAACGTACCTGATCAATATCACACATGACAACTTTCTCTAGCGATCTGTGGCGAAGGGCCTCCCTCGCAGCGGACCCTTCGCCTCCGCCCATTATGAACATCGTTTTTGGGCTGAAAACACGAATACGGTCTCGAGTTAGGTTCCTTTCGACATTTAAAAAAGTTGTTACATTTATAACACAAGTGAGACATGCCTACTatataaaattcaaacaataatccaaaatgaattttttttggtacatgcatgcacaacatgatcaaGTTGCAAGATTTTGATAAATGTATTTAATCTATCATGAAAGTCAAAGATAATATAATAAGTACATAATAGATTAGAGAGTAGTTAGATGATGATCAATATAATTAAGTAACAAATAATAACTCACTTGGGGTGACATAAGAGAGCTGGGTGAATCAAACATTCATGATAAATAAATTCATCAAATTCTGCACTCTGCATTTTCCCATCAATCACCAAAACCTGCACAACAAAAAATTtctctaattatttaaatacccaaaaattatactaccatattttcacacaaaaataattgctgagaaaatagaaaattaccTTGCCAAAATGTTTTGTGTCAAGTAGAGCTATGTCTTGAAATTCACTAGTCCCTTTGTGCAGCACCCTGAGGATAAAATCGAAGTGACACGTCACTCATTTtgtaaattttcattttctaacaAATTAAATATAGGTGTTTGTGACAAAAAAGATTGTCTAGTAAATTTTGTCAAAGCATGCATTTTCAACACAAATCACGGGttaattgaatttgaaaaattaaattacagCTAATAAATAAGCAATTAGCGACTTTGATCATTTCATAATTTTCAAAGTAATCATGCAATTAAACCACTAATCTTCCTCTTTTAACGGCGTTGCTATTTACATTTGCTAACTCATGAAAATAAGTACTAGaaaattgtaactaataaaatttaaatagactaatattttacaaaaaaaaactcaaacacacacacacacacacacaaaataagTACCTATTGAGAGCAAAAGACCACTTGAGATCAACATCGATCTCTTCTTCAAACCAAgaatcttcatcttcttcatgattTTTCTTCTCAATGGCTAtgtgtttgttttcaaatagaGCTATTTTTGAGAAGCCATTGTTGTAAGGAACAAACTCCATTGCTTCacccattttttttttgttattgctTTCTTTCTTTAGACTTGTAGACAATATGAGAGAGAGGTTGGGAGTGTTTTTTGAAGTAAATATGGTGACCCTTTTTATAGGCACAAAGAAgaagtatatatttaattaatttagtgcAGCTTACTCCATCTCAAATTTTTTGTCTCTTTAGACATCATTCCACCACTAGTGTGGTGTctattacttttttattttctttttcaacgATTAGATGGATATTGATAATAAATGTGTaatatcaaaaataaaagtaatttatTCTTGCATGCATACATCCATGTTGCTTTAGTCATCTCCTACTTCATGCATTTTTTTAACATAGTTGAAAATGGAAATTTTGTTTTATCCAGTTTTTTTGGATGTTGGTTTTGTACAAAATACAACAAGGTAAATTGTAAACttaacaaaaaatttcattGGATGccaaacttttcaaaatctttattctagtataaaaaattacataagaaTATTGTGTCAGACCAAGACGCTTCACAGTTTATCTAGCAAGatttaatttagaaattatttatacaattaaaaatcctattttattgtagtttttttttttgtattaatcTTAAAACAAACATAGCTAAGAAAAGAGAGAAGTGAATTAGCTATAAGTTAAAGCTCCAACATAAAACAAACCCCCACTCTCAAATTTAgttaattacataaaaaaaaactaactattataaaaataactaaaatatttCTAGTAATTTCAAAATGTATATATAGGTTTTGTTCATACTACAAGTATATTGGTGAGTGGAGATGAATAAGCTATTAATAATATTGTAAAATGAAgtgtataaataaattaaacgcaaaaaaaaaaaggaaaatggtaGTTAGGGGAAAAAGCATGCGCGGAAGAAATGGAGCAGGAAATATTGTAAATGGAGCGCGTGACAAATGTGGGGCCCTCAAACATCCCATGCGTCCCCTCTACTTTTCACACGCTCACATTATCTCTCCgtacgtgtgtgtgtgtgtgtgtgtgtgtgtttatatatgtgtgtatgagtgtgtgtgtgtgagagagagtatATACATTATACATTACAAGGTAGTATTTGGAGTGGATAGGGATAGGGGGATAGTGGAATGAGTGGATAAAATATTGTTGGTTCCATcacaattattgttttatttgaaaGTGATCAAATTTACtaataatttttcaatttttatattttgcatatacattttttaaaatatattgtaGATTATATCAGTTCCGATTTTACGATCAATTTAAAAATTCAGTGTTGACTTGTCTTCATAATTTACTTGCATGGTATTATCGAATGACAACTAAAAGTCTAAAATTGTGTCACGTTATAAGCAGTGAAACAACATCGTATTATACTAATATGAAGTAAATGATTTCCTCTCCTCTATCTCATATCTCTTTCTGGTTTCACATTTTCTCACCTCCTTCTCAATCTTTTGCAATACTATAAACCAATTAATATTTTGATtacaaaatcaaatataatttGGCAAAAGTTTAGTATATTAGTCAAATTATCCTTATTGtttactagtagtactatataacaTTGTTACATGTATTGAAGAAGGAGGTCAACTTAGAGGACCCAAAATGAGTTATTAAACTTGTCATTATGACATGTATGCcaagaaattgaaataaatattcACCAATAAAAGGATTGAGTCTTTTTCTTATTGTAGATATTCACAAAACTTGCTCTCcatgtatattatatataagGTTTATTTATTCAAATCAGTTGTATTTTCAACTTTTTATAATGTGTAATTTTTCATCATGTTATAGAATACATGTAATAGTAGTAGGAAATCATGATTTTCCACAACAAATTTACCATGCTTTGGATTTGAATGGGTAGGTAATGATAAATGGATTTGGCGGAGGCAGACGGCGGCAGAGGCAGATGGTGGGCCTCGCCGCCTCTTATACGGTTGCGGGATTTTGTCTCCCAAGCGTGCGCTTATTCCACTATTTTATGGTGGACTTCCCACTCACACACTCTCTCCTCTCCCAAATAAACACATTTCTTaagttttaatataataaatattattccatccattttctaaaaatatgaattttttaaagagtgatgctaaatggccataaagagttaatttagtccatttacatgtataaaaaaaatagaattaccgatataaacttatatgtgtgtgaatggacttgtgagttgatacttatctttgaattccattacgtaaaacacgttaatatcacgaattactgtatacgttgagcaacaatcaagaaataacagtagtaataagttgagcaaaaactacgaaagaacaacactaacatgttgagcaacatataatgaagatgatataaaagtaaaatcaagtagtattaaaccaaaattttgaaaaaaaatcaattttttttgttatttaattaatttatggctggtcataatgtggccgcatagctttattcttttttaaacgatataagttttaatacataattagtAAAAATGATGAGAAAATTGGGTAcagtaaaagagaataatagaaaaagtaataaaatgAGTGTTAGTGGGATTACAGGATTCATTTCCTAAAATGAAGGGTTTCTAACTTTAAGGAAAAGggcaaaaaagaaaagaatttttagAAAACTGGCATTTACATTCAtgcaataaaaaattaaaaatggttGCTCACATTTCATAAacattattttcaaaattatgaaatttacaTACTTCTTATAAATTTAGTAGTAATAATACATTATTAAGTTCCGTAATCAACATTCTTTTCTCAAGAGATTAatttaatcaacaaaatcaaataaaaatttgaatttgtcaTTATACATAATTCTTGGGTTAGCTAAAAGGTAAACATGTGCAAAAAGAAGTGCTCATTGGGTTCAAAACTACCTTGTAATGGGGAGACAAACATCAAAAGGTACTAAACATATTCTTCTTGTTATAATTTCCATCAGATTTGTTAATTTATACAGATATTATTGCCAGGGCGGCTGCAATCATTTTCAGGGACTTTTATGAAAATGGTTTCTTTTTATAATGTCACCATCCTCCACTAAGTCAATCTagctttaattaaatttaaattctataattaaaacatattttaattaaggGGTCAAAGCTTTTCCCTAACTTTTGTATTGATACAGTCATACTTGGCAAAATTTAATTTGAGTTACTGTTTTGGTCAAATCGACTTGTCATATATTACCGTTCCTCagtccaaattcaaaaaaatgttTATTATCACAATATTTGACAGGAAAATTAATAATGTGATTATATTTGAATTAATCATTTAGAGCCTATATTAAAATATTCGAATTCTTTTTGGGTAAAGAAAGTGGGCAAAGCTCATATACAAAAACCCAATATTATAGATAGAAATATTGTATGATCGGTCATAGCATTGTAATATTTAATGCATTGTAAGCGTTGGCCATGAGTTCGAATCTCATAAatctttttataattataaattgatatacataatcattataaaaaaaagctATTTCGTGGGAATATTCCAATTAAGAAGATAAGCAACCAGAATTTGTATTCTGCAGCAGTGTAGTCTATGAAAATGACGTTGTTATCTGTAAACCAACTTAAGCATGACATGTGTTGGCCACACCTAGCTCAATAATAACAggataacaaaattaaataaattttccaTTGCATGCGCTTCAAAAGCGTGGACTGAATCATATATTTATACGATAGAATAGTACTAGCATATTTTAGTCACTTTCAATAAAGTCATTCGTTTTGAATATTAGGAATAAAAAACACTATAACCATCCCATTCAAAGCatgtaaaaataatttgttatgtgaaaaagaaaaaaaaagttatgcAACATAAAAGAAAGTATATTtccaattttaaaaatgtgtcaATTAATAAGATGTACTAgtacaaaaaagaaaattatactTTAAGTAATCAAGAATCAAGATATATGAAATACATTATTTTCTACCTCAACGAAACTAAGTACAACACTCAATATTCATAATATTGATTAGAATCTGGAAAAACTAGTAAAATCAGATTACtcaaattgaaaatttcaaaatttttaatgcACATACAATGCTACAGCATGACGTAAAAATGAGGTAACAATTAAAGAATTAATGGATTTTTCAAACAGCACATAAATACATCATGCCATctaagaaaatgaaatgaactTTTTAGAAAGTGCTTCACCCATAACATGAAAGATTTGCAGAAAGTGGACCACTAAGGGaaaaaaatataccaacaatcaATGAATCTAGGTGTGAGAAAAAAATTTGCAGATCTGCCACAAAATAAAAGAGTACAATAAGATTAAATAACACGTTTTACAAGATCAAAAAGAGTAGAAATCTAAGAAAATTTCTATTAGTTCAAAAACAAGTGTTACCAGGCAGAAAACATAGATATGACATACTGTTCTGGTGAAAACCACATCGTATTCAAGCAACTTCGATGGCAGGTGCCACAGTTTGAGGAATTTGAGGGATATACTCCTCTTCCTTCGGTGGGTGGATGGTGACGACGTCGGGCAAAGGTGTCATTGGCCCAACCTTGCCCTTAGGATCCCAGTCGAGCATGATCTTGACCTTGATACCAAGTACGCCCTGAAGATAAATCAAGAGATTATTTTATTGATGGCGACCATGATTTGTCAGAGTCGACGAGGTATTTAGCAAGTAGAAGGGGAAAAAAAGGACCTGTCTAAGTAGAACGTGTCGCACAGCAGCATCAATGTACTCCTTGACGGGTTGCCCAGAGGAAATCATGTACCCATCCTTGAATTTCATGGACTTGGCACGTTGAGCACGGAGCTTTCCACTTACGATCACCTTTAGGAGGAGTAAAGATTtgagataaataaaaatgaaatatattggTATTAAGATAGTATGTTCAGACCCACCTCACATCCCTTGGCACCATTCTCCATGACAAACCTCAGAACACCATAGCAAGCCCTAGACAGAATAGTAGAAATAAAATTAGCTGAAATGACAAATGCGTGAATCTACCAACTGAAATTTGAAGTATTAATAGTTGGGTGCCAAAACATTCAAATGGTGGTATTCCATACAATTGTGAAATTAGATCAGAAGCAATCAGTGATGCATGTCTATCGATATCACAAGCAACCCAAGCAAGAAAATCTCACGAGATCAAAATGAGAACAAAGTATATATCTGGACAGGAGAAATAACAATGTTCTCTTGAGCCTGGACACACACAACGTGGGAATGACATCATGCAGTAACAATGACAACTACTTCAATAATTACTCGAGCCAAACATCATGTTTTATAATGCCAACTTCATGCAACCATGAAACTCACAATTACAACACCTTGATTAGTTAAACTACAAGAAGTGTGGGAATGAATTACTGGTGACAGACAGGGAAATCATAAGAAATGTGAAATCCATACCTCCGAACGGCAAGGCCCCCAAGAAGCTTGTAACGCAGTGACTCGGCCTGAGCTATGGCACAGAGACCCCTGTTGTTGACCTTCTCAGCGTAAAGCTCAACGCTGTTCTCTGGGAACTTGAAACGCTTTTGAACGACTGATGTCAGCTCTCTAATTCTCCTACCCTTCTCTCCTACAGAGtttaaacaataaaaataataaatcttaCATATCATGTATTGCATTCTACTATCAGCCAGAAGTATAGAATAAATCGtttgaaattcagaaattaaccTCACAAAGCTTTAAAACTCACATTAATCTCCATCATCTCAAAGTAAAACAAAGAATTACACAATTCAACAATAAGTACTACTTCGCTTCCCTATTTCGAAGCAACATAATGAATTCGCATAAATCCTGAATTCCAAATACGAAACCAAACATTGCAAATAGCCTACTAGAAACAGCAATTCAGCAATCGCTTTAcgcacaaataaaataataattccaAATACGTATTGAACTACG encodes:
- the LOC121785555 gene encoding thermospermine synthase ACAULIS5-like; the encoded protein is MGEAMEFVPYNNGFSKIALFENKHIAIEKKNHEEDEDSWFEEEIDVDLKWSFALNRVLHKGTSEFQDIALLDTKHFGKVLVIDGKMQSAEFDEFIYHECLIHPALLCHPNPKTMFIMGGGEGSAAREALRHRSLEKVVMCDIDQEVVDFCKTHLTANHEAFRNMKLDLVINDAKAELEDRQEKFDIIVGDLADPVEGGPCYQLYTKSFYEDILKPKLNTKGIFVTQAGPAGVFTHKEVFSSIYNTIKQVFKYVRAYTAHVPSFADTWGWVIASDYPLSIEAGKMDKKIGERIEGELLYLNGASFVASTILNKTVAKTLKNETHVYAEDNARFIHGHGIAFRI
- the LOC121783456 gene encoding 40S ribosomal protein S3-2 is translated as MATQMSKKRKFVADGVFFAELNEVLTRELAEDGYSGVEVRVTPMRTEIIIRATRTQNVLGEKGRRIRELTSVVQKRFKFPENSVELYAEKVNNRGLCAIAQAESLRYKLLGGLAVRRACYGVLRFVMENGAKGCEVIVSGKLRAQRAKSMKFKDGYMISSGQPVKEYIDAAVRHVLLRQGVLGIKVKIMLDWDPKGKVGPMTPLPDVVTIHPPKEEEYIPQIPQTVAPAIEVA